The Hyphomicrobiales bacterium genome has a window encoding:
- a CDS encoding conserved hypothetical protein (Evidence 4 : Unknown function but conserved in other organisms) — protein MSSSTSSSEPAAAPEQAARWTHFIATLLTAAGLISAIFLIVAFLLDPYDSGRTPLALKEGVRPQGPRTALASRGRDPQFTGAIFGNSHIQLISPDELRARTGIPFVSLIAPATTPKETLTTIDWFLRHHREPPAKAIVIGIDNYWCTANPALPNDKPFPFWLLSRSLPDYLAGLMRFDLLEELSRRITYLTSRKAERAPANGYWDYEANYLAQGYGTNPEIRARLDKTQETGGGNVDGPFPAAAALELLMAQAPAGTALILVRPPAYITALPKPGSRDAAADAACRSAFADLAQRRPRTALVDWRIDRPELRDSALFFDHTHYRKPVARLVEADIARALQSLN, from the coding sequence ATGAGTTCATCTACTTCCAGTTCTGAGCCGGCCGCCGCGCCGGAGCAGGCGGCCAGATGGACGCATTTCATCGCCACGCTGCTGACGGCGGCGGGGCTGATCTCGGCCATCTTCCTGATCGTCGCCTTCCTGCTCGACCCCTATGATTCGGGCCGCACCCCGCTTGCACTGAAGGAAGGCGTTCGCCCGCAAGGCCCGCGCACGGCACTGGCCAGCCGGGGGCGCGATCCGCAGTTCACCGGCGCGATCTTCGGCAACTCGCATATCCAGCTGATTTCGCCCGACGAACTGCGCGCCCGCACGGGCATCCCCTTCGTCTCGCTGATCGCGCCGGCCACGACGCCGAAGGAGACGCTGACGACGATCGACTGGTTCCTCCGGCACCATCGCGAGCCCCCGGCGAAGGCGATCGTGATCGGCATCGACAACTACTGGTGCACCGCCAACCCGGCGCTTCCCAACGACAAGCCCTTCCCCTTCTGGCTGCTGAGCCGCAGCCTGCCGGACTATCTCGCCGGATTGATGCGTTTCGACCTGCTGGAGGAGCTGTCGCGCCGCATCACCTATCTGACGTCGCGCAAGGCGGAGCGCGCGCCGGCCAATGGCTACTGGGACTACGAGGCCAACTATCTGGCGCAGGGCTACGGCACCAATCCGGAGATTCGCGCCCGGCTCGACAAGACGCAGGAAACCGGCGGCGGCAATGTCGACGGCCCCTTTCCGGCCGCCGCCGCGCTCGAATTGCTGATGGCGCAGGCCCCAGCCGGAACGGCGCTGATCCTGGTGCGGCCCCCTGCCTACATCACGGCGCTGCCGAAACCCGGCTCGCGCGATGCCGCGGCCGACGCCGCCTGCCGTTCCGCCTTCGCCGATCTGGCGCAACGCCGGCCGCGCACCGCCCTCGTCGACTGGCGCATCGACCGGCCAGAACTGCGCGACTCAGCCCTGTTCTTTGACCACACGCACTACCGCAAGCCCGTCGCCCGGCTCGTCGAGGCGGACATCGCCCGCGCGCTGCAATCGCTGAACTAG
- a CDS encoding conserved hypothetical protein (Evidence 4 : Unknown function but conserved in other organisms), translated as MRALTCLAAGLLGFILGWVLASASALIMGELSGVSQAEGAYAMGAIFFVGPAGGLFGAILAGWMGWRWYSRRKRAL; from the coding sequence ATGAGGGCGCTGACGTGTCTCGCGGCGGGTCTGCTCGGGTTCATCCTCGGGTGGGTCCTCGCATCGGCCTCGGCTCTGATCATGGGTGAGCTTTCCGGGGTTTCGCAGGCTGAGGGCGCTTATGCGATGGGCGCGATCTTCTTCGTTGGACCCGCTGGCGGTCTGTTCGGTGCAATTCTCGCAGGCTGGATGGGATGGCGGTGGTACAGCCGCCGAAAGCGGGCTCTTTAG
- a CDS encoding conserved hypothetical protein (Evidence 4 : Unknown function but conserved in other organisms): MTKYLISFPSEAMVLTDEQLAIASVDSHAVIEEAKAAGVYVFGGGIDEQIAPVLVSGDGSVWTRSYPGSRLNGGFAVLELPTREEAVKWAAKLALACRCAQELREFMYDPAS, from the coding sequence ATGACCAAATACCTCATCTCCTTTCCGAGCGAGGCGATGGTGCTCACCGACGAGCAACTGGCCATCGCCTCGGTCGATTCCCATGCCGTGATCGAGGAAGCGAAGGCGGCGGGCGTCTATGTGTTCGGCGGCGGGATCGACGAGCAGATAGCCCCCGTGCTCGTCTCCGGGGATGGATCGGTGTGGACGCGGAGCTACCCGGGCAGCCGCCTCAATGGCGGGTTTGCGGTGCTGGAATTGCCGACGCGCGAAGAGGCGGTGAAGTGGGCGGCGAAGCTCGCGCTCGCCTGTCGCTGCGCGCAGGAGCTGCGCGAATTCATGTACGATCCAGCGAGTTAG
- the dksA gene encoding RNA polymerase-binding transcription factor DksA — MSKQIILDADYKPSDGEPFMNDRQREYFRGKLLAWKDEILKEAKETLATLQSENENHPDIADRASSETDRAIELRARDRQRKLIAKIDAAIARIDDGSYGYCEETGEPISLKRLEARPIATLSLEAQERHERNERVFRDD; from the coding sequence ATGTCGAAGCAGATCATCCTCGATGCGGACTACAAGCCGAGTGATGGCGAGCCGTTCATGAACGACCGTCAACGCGAGTATTTCCGCGGCAAGCTCCTCGCCTGGAAGGACGAGATCCTGAAGGAAGCGAAGGAGACGCTCGCCACGCTGCAGAGCGAGAACGAAAACCACCCCGACATCGCCGACAGGGCCTCCTCCGAGACCGACCGCGCCATCGAGCTGCGCGCCCGCGACCGCCAGCGCAAGCTCATCGCCAAGATCGATGCGGCCATCGCCCGGATCGACGACGGCTCCTACGGCTATTGCGAGGAGACCGGCGAGCCGATCTCGCTGAAGCGTCTCGAAGCCCGCCCGATCGCCACCCTCTCGCTTGAGGCGCAGGAGCGCCACGAGCGCAACGAGCGCGTCTTCCGCGACGATTGA
- a CDS encoding conserved hypothetical protein (Evidence 4 : Unknown function but conserved in other organisms) — MKEFAVLKRYAAVVFILLGPVGCVTQDTVPPKRADGPAYMQPGVGAPARQTDMFGNGFR, encoded by the coding sequence ATGAAGGAGTTCGCTGTGCTGAAACGATATGCCGCCGTGGTGTTCATCCTTCTCGGGCCAGTCGGCTGCGTCACGCAAGATACCGTTCCCCCCAAACGAGCTGATGGACCGGCCTATATGCAGCCGGGCGTCGGCGCGCCTGCTCGTCAGACAGACATGTTCGGGAACGGCTTTCGTTAA